The proteins below come from a single Streptomyces sp. SCSIO 75703 genomic window:
- a CDS encoding alcohol dehydrogenase catalytic domain-containing protein codes for MSTEIVIEAPGRHRAAPHTPREPGPGEALVRVHAVGICGSDREVYEGNRPEGYVRYPLVPGHEWSGTVERVGPGAPASLAGRAVVGEGFRNCQVCDRCHAGETTLCDAGYEETGFTRPGAMAPTLTLPARLLHVLPEGADLTAAALLEPAACVAAAALKARVRPGERVAVVGTGTLGMLAVQFLRAASPAELLVVGTGREREGPARRFGATGFRTRGGELPGGFDVVVEAAGSADAARTAAALPRRGGRLVLTGIPAPGADGLDPTDLVVRQLEVRTVFGAPPAAWAHAVRMFAAGLLDPLPLVTHEVPLSAFARAIALAGSGHPDVGKVLLRP; via the coding sequence ATGAGCACCGAGATCGTTATCGAGGCGCCGGGGCGCCACCGCGCGGCCCCGCACACCCCGCGCGAGCCCGGTCCCGGCGAGGCGCTGGTGCGGGTGCACGCCGTCGGGATCTGCGGCAGCGACCGCGAGGTCTACGAGGGCAACCGGCCCGAGGGGTACGTCCGTTACCCCCTGGTCCCCGGGCACGAGTGGTCCGGCACGGTGGAGCGGGTCGGCCCCGGGGCACCGGCGTCCCTGGCCGGGCGCGCGGTGGTCGGCGAGGGCTTCCGCAACTGCCAGGTGTGCGACCGCTGCCACGCGGGCGAGACCACGCTGTGCGACGCCGGGTACGAGGAGACCGGGTTCACCCGGCCCGGGGCCATGGCGCCGACGCTGACCCTGCCGGCCCGGCTGCTGCACGTGCTGCCCGAGGGCGCCGACCTCACCGCCGCCGCCCTGCTGGAGCCGGCCGCCTGTGTCGCCGCCGCCGCGCTGAAGGCGCGGGTCCGGCCCGGTGAACGGGTCGCCGTGGTCGGCACCGGGACGCTCGGCATGCTCGCGGTGCAGTTCCTGCGGGCCGCGTCCCCGGCGGAGTTGCTGGTGGTCGGCACCGGCCGGGAGCGGGAGGGGCCGGCCCGGCGTTTCGGCGCGACCGGCTTCCGTACCCGGGGCGGCGAACTGCCCGGCGGGTTCGACGTGGTGGTCGAGGCCGCCGGGTCGGCCGACGCGGCCCGCACCGCCGCCGCGCTGCCACGCCGGGGCGGCCGGCTGGTGCTGACCGGCATCCCGGCGCCGGGCGCCGACGGCCTCGACCCCACCGACCTGGTGGTCCGGCAGCTCGAGGTGCGGACCGTCTTCGGGGCGCCGCCGGCCGCCTGGGCGCACGCGGTGCGGATGTTCGCCGCCGGACTGCTCGACCCGCTGCCGCTGGTCACGCACGAGGTGCCGCTGTCCGCGTTCGCCCGGGCCATCGCCCTGGCCGGCTCCGGACACCCGGACGTCGGCAAGGTCCTGCTGCGCCCCTGA
- a CDS encoding mandelate racemase/muconate lactonizing enzyme family protein encodes MRITGISTHVVGTPWRNLTYVQVHTDEGVTGVGETRMLGHTDALLGYLREAEANHIAGSDPFAVEDLVRRMKYGDFGRAGEIVMSGIAVVEMACWDIKGKALGVPVWQLLGGKVTDRVMAYANGWYTTERTPQAYHEAARRVVERGYRALKIDPFGTGHYELDHEQTLYAVSLIEAVRDAIGPATELMLEMHGRFSPSTAVRLARELAPFRPAWLEEPVPPENLKALEKVAAKVDIPVATGERVHDRIEFRELFESQAADIIQPDVGHIGGIWEARKLAATAETHYMLVAPHNVGGSVLTAAGLHLGFATPNFKILEHFNDFADAEISAVVRGAPRVDPADGCFALPEAPGLGVELDTDAADAFPQQQARFDLWADGWEQRRPRERGA; translated from the coding sequence GTGCGCATCACCGGAATCAGCACACACGTGGTCGGGACGCCGTGGCGGAACCTGACCTACGTCCAGGTGCACACCGACGAGGGGGTCACGGGGGTCGGGGAGACCCGGATGCTCGGGCACACCGACGCCCTGCTCGGCTATCTGCGGGAGGCGGAGGCCAACCACATCGCCGGCTCCGACCCGTTCGCCGTCGAGGACCTGGTCCGCCGCATGAAGTACGGGGACTTCGGCCGGGCCGGGGAGATCGTGATGTCCGGCATCGCCGTGGTCGAGATGGCCTGCTGGGACATCAAGGGCAAGGCCCTCGGCGTCCCCGTCTGGCAGTTGCTCGGCGGGAAGGTCACCGACCGGGTCATGGCGTACGCGAACGGCTGGTACACCACCGAGCGGACCCCCCAGGCGTACCACGAGGCCGCCCGGCGGGTGGTCGAGCGCGGATACCGGGCGCTGAAGATCGACCCCTTCGGCACCGGCCACTACGAGCTGGACCACGAACAGACCCTGTACGCCGTCTCGTTGATCGAGGCCGTACGGGACGCCATCGGCCCCGCGACCGAGCTGATGCTGGAGATGCACGGCCGCTTCTCCCCCTCCACCGCCGTGCGGCTGGCCCGGGAACTGGCGCCGTTCCGCCCGGCCTGGCTGGAGGAGCCGGTCCCGCCGGAGAACCTCAAGGCGCTGGAGAAGGTCGCCGCCAAGGTCGACATCCCGGTCGCCACCGGCGAACGCGTCCACGACCGCATCGAGTTCCGCGAGCTGTTCGAGAGCCAGGCCGCCGACATCATCCAGCCCGACGTGGGGCACATCGGCGGTATCTGGGAGGCCCGCAAGCTCGCCGCCACCGCCGAGACGCACTACATGCTCGTCGCCCCGCACAACGTCGGTGGGTCCGTCCTGACCGCCGCCGGCCTCCACCTCGGCTTCGCCACCCCCAACTTCAAGATCCTGGAGCACTTCAACGACTTCGCCGACGCGGAGATCTCCGCGGTCGTCCGGGGCGCCCCGCGGGTGGACCCGGCGGACGGCTGCTTCGCCCTCCCCGAAGCCCCCGGTCTCGGCGTGGAGCTGGACACCGACGCGGCGGACGCCTTCCCCCAGCAGCAGGCCCGGTTCGACCTGTGGGCCGACGGCTGGGAGCAGCGCCGGCCCCGGGAGCGCGGCGCATGA
- a CDS encoding MarR family transcriptional regulator has protein sequence MPSPERSTARRPDALTLEVVELIGEVVARFHADYEEAAAERALTGAQAKLLSLLSLEPLPMRRLARKLRCEPSNVTGIVDRLEARGLVERLTDPGDRRVKLAAATPEGRRVARGLRESLHFAREPLAGLSEEERVALRDALRRIVAD, from the coding sequence CCGCCGCCCCGACGCCCTCACCCTGGAGGTCGTGGAGCTGATCGGCGAGGTCGTGGCCCGCTTCCACGCCGACTACGAGGAGGCGGCGGCGGAGCGCGCGCTCACCGGGGCGCAGGCCAAGCTGCTGAGCCTGCTCTCGCTGGAGCCGCTGCCGATGCGGCGACTGGCGCGGAAGCTGCGGTGCGAGCCGTCGAACGTGACCGGGATCGTGGACCGGCTGGAGGCGCGGGGGCTGGTGGAGCGGCTGACGGACCCCGGCGACCGGCGGGTCAAGCTCGCGGCGGCCACGCCGGAGGGGCGCCGGGTGGCGCGGGGACTGCGGGAGTCGCTGCACTTCGCCCGCGAGCCGCTCGCGGGCCTGTCGGAGGAGGAACGGGTCGCCCTGCGCGACGCGCTGCGGCGCATCGTGGCGGACTGA